One Amaranthus tricolor cultivar Red isolate AtriRed21 chromosome 1, ASM2621246v1, whole genome shotgun sequence DNA window includes the following coding sequences:
- the LOC130825291 gene encoding transcription factor bHLH95-like: MSHEQNQENDALLWETQSWVNLSNDTSDNSGGDKGIFPPELKEENEKKRSRGRVSATKKGKGVNGGKKEGETSDHEIHIWTERERRKKMRNMFSNLHALLPQLPPKADKSTIVDEAVNYIKTLQSALQRLQKQKLERLQLHGNNSFLFEPSIAATSRLALLSSRETFMADQVANNHNNCGGSSSSFCASACHLPVAMQTWTSSNVVLNLCGNDAQFSVYAPKRDGLFTAICGVLDKYKMEVISVHVSSVVDRYVYMIHARLANGASDQFPEMITVEEVSKQAAGEMILWVLS; the protein is encoded by the exons ATGTCTCATGAACAAAACCAAGAAAATGATGCTCTCTTATGGGAAACTCAATCATGGGTAAACTTGTCCAATGATACTTCCGACAATTCCGGTGGCGATAAGGGCATTTTCCCGCCGGAGTTGAAGGAGGAGAATGAGAAGAAACGAAGCCGAGGCCGGGTTTCGGCGACAAAGAAAGGGAAGGGAGTAAATGGAGGGAAGAAGGAAGGAGAGACATCGGATCATGAGATACATATATGGACTGAAagagaaagaaggaaaaaaatgaGAAATATGTTTTCTAACCTTCATGCTTTGCTCCCTCAACTTCCTCCTAAG GCAGACAAATCAACCATAGTTGACGAAGCAGTAAACTACATAAAAACCCTACAATCAGCCCTGCAaaggcttcaaaaacaaaagcTAGAAAGGCTCCAACTCCATGGAAACAATTCCTTCCTATTCGAGCCATCCATTGCTGCCACCTCGAGATTAGCTTTACTTTCTTCAAGGGAAACATTCATGGCGGATCAAGTTGCCAACAATCATAACAATTGTGGAGGATCAAGTAGTAGTTTTTGTGCTTCAGCTTGTCACCTTCCAGTAGCCATGCAAACATGGACATCTTCGAATGTGGTGCTTAATCTTTGTGGAAATGATGCACAGTTTTCAGTTTATGCACCCAAAAGGGATGGTCTGTTTACAGCTATCTGTGGTGTTCTTGACAAGTATAAAATGGAGGTCATTTCTGTTCATGTTTCTTCCGTTGTGGATCGCTATGTTTACATGATTCATGCTCGT CTTGCAAATGGGGCTTCTGATCAATTTCCAGAAATGATTACTGTAGAAGAGGTCTCCAAGCAAGCAGCTGGAGAGATGATATTATGGGTCCTATCTTAA